A window of Natrinema versiforme contains these coding sequences:
- a CDS encoding phosphopantetheine adenylyltransferase, whose protein sequence is MDVALGGTFDPVHDGHRRLFERAFELGDVTVGLTSDELAPKTRDVDRRVRSYDERSADLETELESIAADYDREFEVRMLESPTGIATEPQYDYLVVSPETREGGERINEIRRERGHDPLEVVVVPHVLADDGDIISSTRIVKGEIDEHGNIVTDD, encoded by the coding sequence ATGGACGTCGCGCTTGGTGGGACCTTCGACCCCGTTCATGACGGCCACCGGCGGCTGTTCGAACGGGCGTTCGAACTCGGGGACGTGACCGTCGGGTTGACCAGCGACGAACTCGCGCCGAAGACACGAGACGTTGACCGACGCGTCCGCTCCTACGACGAACGGAGCGCCGACCTCGAGACCGAACTCGAGTCGATCGCGGCCGATTACGACCGCGAATTCGAGGTCCGCATGCTCGAGTCGCCGACGGGAATCGCGACCGAACCCCAGTACGACTACCTCGTCGTCTCCCCCGAGACCCGCGAGGGCGGCGAGCGGATCAACGAGATCCGACGCGAGCGCGGCCACGACCCGCTCGAGGTCGTCGTCGTCCCACACGTGCTCGCCGACGACGGCGACATCATCTCGAGCACCCGGATCGTCAAGGGCGAGATCGACGAACACGGAAATATCGTC